A region of Candidatus Sysuiplasma acidicola DNA encodes the following proteins:
- the ftcD gene encoding glutamate formimidoyltransferase translates to MAKLIECVPNFSEGRDAGIVKQICDAVRSIEGIMFLGSELDASHNRSVLTFAGTPSPVAEAAFAAARKASELIDMNRHKGEHPRIGATDVVPLIPLAGTSMEECVALSVEIAKRISDELGIPTYLYERSARRPERKNLSDIRKGEYEGLKEAVLMDAGRKPDFGGPALHPTAGATVVGARPLLVAYNIYLNTPDVSVAKRIAKKIRERDGGLPGVKALGFLIKEKDMAQVSINLTDLSKTGMSEVYARVAEEATLEGVTVAGSEVVGMVPASEFIQIGVQKLKLMEFDSNQVIESRLLDIMTEGGRK, encoded by the coding sequence TTGGCCAAACTGATAGAGTGTGTTCCGAATTTCAGCGAAGGCAGAGACGCCGGCATCGTGAAGCAGATATGCGATGCTGTCAGGAGCATCGAAGGCATCATGTTTCTAGGCTCCGAGCTGGACGCATCACACAACAGGAGTGTGCTCACATTCGCAGGCACGCCCTCACCCGTCGCGGAGGCCGCGTTTGCAGCCGCCAGAAAGGCTTCCGAACTCATTGACATGAACAGGCACAAAGGGGAGCATCCCAGAATAGGAGCGACAGATGTGGTGCCGCTCATACCCCTTGCAGGAACAAGCATGGAGGAATGTGTGGCTCTCTCTGTGGAAATAGCGAAAAGGATATCGGACGAGCTGGGAATACCCACATATCTCTATGAGCGCTCTGCCAGAAGACCGGAACGTAAGAATCTTTCCGACATCAGGAAAGGCGAATATGAGGGACTCAAAGAAGCGGTTCTTATGGACGCCGGGAGAAAACCGGATTTCGGCGGACCCGCACTTCATCCGACTGCAGGTGCGACTGTCGTGGGCGCAAGGCCGCTCCTGGTTGCCTATAACATATACCTCAATACTCCGGACGTTTCGGTGGCGAAGAGAATAGCGAAAAAGATTAGGGAGAGAGATGGAGGACTGCCGGGGGTCAAGGCACTCGGTTTCCTGATAAAGGAGAAAGACATGGCACAGGTATCAATCAACCTGACGGACCTTTCAAAGACTGGAATGAGCGAGGTTTACGCACGCGTGGCGGAAGAGGCGACGCTGGAAGGCGTTACAGTGGCCGGGAGTGAAGTCGTGGGAATGGTTCCGGCCTCTGAATTCATACAGATTGGAGTGCAAAAACTTAAGCTGATGGAGTTTGATTCAAATCAGGTGATAGAGTCCAGGCTGCTTGATATCATGACAGAAGGAGGGCGGAAATGA
- a CDS encoding P-loop NTPase, whose product MDEKQIIEALRPVMDPEIGISIVELNMVRGVRIEGTKVSVDIALTVQGCPLQKTIESDVRTVLKNVPGLEEVELKLGVMTKEEQFALSEELRKRRNQKKPEGATEVAPGIFRYGKMGIQHVIAVISGKGGVGKSLTTAVIASELTREGFSVGILDADITGPSMAKIMGVHGRAAATEKMLIPAKTAAGIKLISMNLILEKQTQAVVWRGPLVTRAINQMYSQTDWGDLHFLLLDLPPGTSDAQLTVFQSIPLDGVIVVTTPQSLAHMIVEKALDMARVTKIPVLGLVENMSYLKCPHCGEEVNLYPHDDGSETAMLAKLELLGRLPFDPAATALADKGEIEQYRSDDVRRLVSNVRNKILSISSVSVEPIAWKAEETVAGIRR is encoded by the coding sequence TTGGATGAAAAACAGATAATAGAGGCACTCAGGCCGGTCATGGATCCTGAGATAGGAATAAGCATAGTGGAACTCAACATGGTCAGGGGCGTCCGGATTGAGGGGACCAAGGTGAGCGTAGACATCGCGCTGACCGTGCAGGGCTGTCCGCTTCAGAAGACCATCGAATCAGACGTGAGGACAGTTCTGAAAAATGTGCCCGGACTGGAGGAGGTCGAGTTAAAGCTCGGAGTCATGACGAAAGAGGAACAGTTTGCGCTTTCGGAGGAATTGAGAAAGAGGAGAAACCAGAAGAAACCTGAGGGAGCCACTGAAGTTGCACCCGGCATTTTCAGATATGGTAAAATGGGCATCCAGCATGTCATAGCCGTAATTTCAGGCAAGGGAGGCGTGGGGAAGTCGCTCACGACAGCCGTGATAGCCAGTGAACTGACCAGAGAGGGCTTCAGCGTTGGCATACTCGATGCAGACATAACAGGCCCCAGCATGGCCAAGATTATGGGCGTGCATGGAAGGGCGGCAGCAACGGAGAAAATGCTGATACCGGCTAAGACAGCGGCAGGCATCAAACTCATCTCCATGAATCTGATACTGGAGAAACAGACGCAGGCTGTCGTCTGGCGGGGACCGCTGGTGACAAGAGCCATAAACCAGATGTACTCGCAGACTGACTGGGGAGATTTGCATTTTCTGCTGCTTGACCTTCCTCCGGGAACGAGCGACGCGCAGCTGACCGTATTCCAGTCCATACCGCTTGACGGCGTGATAGTGGTGACGACGCCACAATCGCTTGCGCATATGATTGTAGAAAAGGCGCTGGACATGGCCAGGGTCACGAAGATACCGGTCCTTGGCCTCGTGGAGAACATGAGTTATCTGAAATGTCCACACTGCGGTGAAGAGGTGAACCTGTATCCGCACGACGACGGCAGTGAAACGGCGATGCTGGCAAAACTTGAACTCCTCGGAAGACTTCCTTTTGATCCGGCAGCCACGGCACTTGCGGACAAAGGGGAAATCGAGCAGTACCGGAGCGATGATGTCAGACGGCTTGTTTCAAATGTCAGGAACAAAATACTTTCAATCTCATCAGTTTCAGTTGAACCCATTGCCTGGAAGGCGGAAGAGACGGTAGCAGGGATCAGACGATGA
- a CDS encoding DEAD/DEAH box helicase, whose amino-acid sequence MEPEVVTPEEIGIDADIAEILRSDGITALYPTQISTLPHVIQGKNLVAAVPTASGKSLIGYIALLRAFKQGHKGMYIVPLRALATEKHEDLKKYEKIGAKVAVSTGDFDSKGESLQKFDIIVATSEKADSLLRHNSTWIRELSVLVVDEIHLMNDAERGPTLEMVIARLRKLVPNIQVVGLSATIKNSKEIADWLEAVHVTSDWRPVNLKYGTYCDGEIFFTNNERRSLEVDDDHLWALIKDATKTDGQALVFVNTRKSTETTALKYRGMMSKRLKAEGTELGEDTESDDDEEEATEVSNMLSASLKSGIAFHHAGLTGKQRTKVESMFKNGKIKCLVATPTLAAGINLPARTVIIRDIYRYDSQLGNTLIPVMEIKQMLGRAGRPKYDDYGEAIIISRTREQASLILDEYLLGEVESVNSQIGNEKALRNNVLSAVATRLAASEEELRHFFSLSFFAFVNDLEPLLDGVETALNYLEENGMVVKEGGRLRATVFGKRVSDLYIDPKSAVIIKEAINRFGTGKELGFLHSVCSTPDMIPLFCRTSETVTYDEIAEGRKKELLQSIEDAEDTGLYLSQLKTALMLLDWIGEEREETILQRYNIYPGDLRNKADTASWLVSSAAELASLLSSDAKRSIEMLARRLEKGVSERLLDLASLKDIGRTRALALYTHNFRTRRDISAADVGKLSLVPGIGKNIAENIIKQSKKARKPVVEQKEEIPEDWFFRE is encoded by the coding sequence ATGGAGCCAGAAGTAGTCACCCCCGAAGAAATAGGAATCGATGCAGATATAGCCGAAATACTTCGTTCCGACGGCATCACGGCTCTTTATCCCACCCAGATTTCAACCCTGCCGCACGTGATTCAGGGGAAGAATCTGGTGGCGGCGGTGCCGACCGCGAGCGGCAAATCACTGATTGGATACATCGCCCTGCTCAGGGCATTCAAACAGGGGCACAAGGGCATGTACATTGTGCCGCTGAGGGCCCTTGCCACTGAAAAACATGAGGATCTGAAAAAGTATGAAAAAATAGGCGCCAAAGTGGCAGTTTCAACCGGCGATTTCGATTCGAAGGGGGAGAGTCTGCAAAAATTCGACATCATCGTAGCGACGAGTGAAAAGGCAGATTCACTCCTGAGACACAACTCCACCTGGATCAGGGAACTGTCCGTCCTGGTCGTTGATGAGATACACCTGATGAACGACGCGGAAAGAGGACCGACGCTGGAAATGGTAATTGCGCGTCTGCGGAAACTGGTGCCGAACATACAGGTGGTCGGCCTCAGTGCCACAATCAAGAATTCAAAGGAGATTGCAGACTGGCTCGAAGCTGTGCACGTAACCAGCGACTGGAGGCCCGTGAATCTGAAATATGGCACATACTGCGACGGCGAGATATTCTTCACGAATAATGAGAGGAGAAGTCTTGAAGTTGACGACGACCACCTGTGGGCACTCATAAAGGATGCGACGAAAACAGATGGCCAGGCTCTTGTATTTGTCAACACGAGAAAGAGCACGGAAACGACGGCGCTGAAGTACAGAGGGATGATGTCGAAGAGGCTCAAAGCAGAAGGAACAGAGCTGGGCGAAGACACAGAGTCTGATGATGACGAAGAGGAGGCTACCGAGGTCTCGAATATGCTTTCCGCATCGCTGAAATCAGGCATCGCATTTCATCATGCAGGCCTCACCGGAAAGCAGCGCACAAAGGTCGAGAGCATGTTCAAGAATGGAAAAATAAAATGTCTCGTTGCAACACCGACACTTGCCGCCGGCATCAATCTGCCTGCAAGGACTGTGATAATCAGAGACATCTACAGATACGACTCCCAGCTGGGAAACACGCTGATACCTGTTATGGAGATAAAACAGATGCTGGGGAGGGCCGGAAGACCGAAATATGACGATTACGGGGAAGCCATAATAATCTCAAGGACCAGGGAACAGGCCTCACTCATACTCGATGAATATCTTCTCGGTGAAGTTGAGAGCGTAAATTCTCAGATTGGAAACGAGAAGGCACTCAGAAACAACGTGCTTAGCGCCGTTGCTACGAGGCTTGCAGCATCGGAGGAGGAACTCAGGCATTTCTTTTCCCTCAGTTTCTTCGCTTTTGTCAACGATCTTGAACCCCTTCTGGATGGGGTGGAGACCGCGCTGAACTATCTTGAAGAAAATGGAATGGTAGTGAAAGAGGGAGGCAGACTGAGAGCTACCGTGTTCGGCAAGAGAGTCTCTGACCTGTACATAGACCCTAAATCGGCTGTGATAATTAAAGAAGCCATAAACAGGTTCGGGACCGGCAAAGAACTCGGTTTCCTTCATTCTGTGTGCTCCACGCCCGACATGATACCCCTCTTCTGCAGGACCTCGGAGACTGTAACGTATGATGAAATCGCCGAGGGAAGAAAGAAAGAACTTCTGCAGAGCATAGAGGACGCTGAGGACACCGGGCTATATCTTTCACAGTTGAAAACGGCGCTGATGCTGCTCGACTGGATTGGAGAGGAAAGGGAGGAGACGATTCTCCAGAGATACAACATTTATCCCGGAGATTTGAGAAACAAGGCCGACACGGCGTCGTGGCTCGTCTCAAGCGCGGCTGAACTCGCTTCTCTGCTGTCATCAGACGCGAAGCGGAGCATCGAAATGCTTGCGAGGAGGCTGGAAAAAGGTGTGAGCGAAAGGCTGCTGGACCTTGCGTCGCTCAAAGACATCGGAAGGACGAGGGCGCTTGCACTGTACACGCACAATTTCCGAACAAGAAGGGATATATCAGCCGCGGACGTCGGAAAGCTTTCGCTCGTGCCTGGCATAGGAAAAAACATAGCTGAGAATATCATAAAGCAGTCAAAGAAGGCAAGGAAGCCCGTCGTTGAACAGAAGGAGGAAATTCCGGAGGATTGGTTCTTCCGTGAGTAG
- the lonB gene encoding ATP-dependent protease LonB, which yields MEDADTWIVSQNFSSTAEISIPTRQSDQVIGQDEAVRVVRKASEQKRHVMLIGEPGTGKSMLASSMVEFLPRGELQDIIAYHNPDDPNEPKIRIIPAGKGKEIVNAQRAEMMQRRQQKASVYWMLVLMIVIASIAVFIYNHDPSILLFGIIAAIFIWFFTRYTGQRQESIMVPKLLVSHSPDDLPPFVDATGAHAGALLGDVKHDPFQSGGLETPAHERLEVGAIHKANKGVLFIDEINLLRMESQQSLLTAMQEGRFSILGQSERSSGAMVKSEPVPCDFILVAAGNLDALQGMHPALRSRVRGYGYEVYMNTTMPDNTLNRQKLVRFVAQEVVKDKKISHFDKFAVAEIIKEAQRRAGRKGRLTLRLRELGGLVRVAGDIAREEGSDTVHREHVLKAKAIARSLEQQVADRYIQRRKEYNSITTAGGLVGTVNGLAALGGESGISELSGIVLPIVAEVTPAHTRSGGRVIATGKLGDIAKEAVDNVSAIIKKYSGEDISNHDIHIQFIGTYEGVEGDSASVSIATAVISAFEGIPVNQSIAMTGSLSVRGFVLPVGGVTAKTEAAAETGLIEVILPEDNLGDIILEPRYEGKIKIFPVRTLYDVLKEALVPGAEKDQLLARIGSIFVQKSGDADVEIPQTQPAKIKGGRPVPR from the coding sequence ATCGAAGACGCAGACACATGGATTGTTTCCCAGAATTTTTCATCCACGGCAGAAATAAGCATACCTACCCGCCAGTCGGATCAGGTCATCGGTCAGGATGAAGCCGTTCGTGTTGTCAGGAAGGCTTCGGAGCAGAAAAGACATGTTATGCTTATCGGAGAACCCGGAACAGGCAAGTCCATGCTTGCGAGTTCAATGGTTGAGTTCCTGCCAAGAGGCGAGCTGCAGGATATTATCGCATATCACAACCCGGACGATCCAAATGAACCGAAGATAAGGATCATACCGGCGGGCAAAGGGAAGGAAATTGTTAATGCCCAGCGTGCAGAAATGATGCAGAGGAGACAGCAGAAAGCATCTGTTTACTGGATGCTTGTTCTCATGATTGTCATCGCATCCATTGCAGTTTTCATATACAACCACGATCCGTCCATCCTGCTCTTTGGAATAATCGCCGCGATTTTCATCTGGTTTTTCACACGCTATACCGGTCAGAGGCAGGAGAGCATCATGGTCCCGAAACTGCTGGTTTCGCACAGCCCTGATGATTTGCCTCCATTTGTAGACGCGACCGGCGCCCACGCGGGTGCGCTGCTCGGGGACGTGAAACACGATCCATTCCAGAGCGGCGGGCTGGAAACGCCGGCTCATGAAAGACTCGAAGTGGGTGCGATACACAAGGCAAACAAGGGCGTTCTGTTCATCGATGAGATAAACCTGCTCAGGATGGAGTCGCAGCAGAGCCTTCTCACGGCAATGCAGGAAGGCCGTTTCTCCATTCTGGGACAGAGTGAAAGGAGTTCCGGTGCGATGGTGAAGAGCGAGCCAGTACCGTGCGACTTCATACTTGTCGCTGCAGGAAATCTGGATGCGCTGCAGGGAATGCATCCTGCATTGAGGTCCAGAGTGAGGGGATACGGCTACGAAGTGTACATGAACACCACCATGCCGGACAACACGCTCAACAGGCAGAAATTAGTCAGATTCGTTGCTCAGGAAGTCGTCAAAGACAAGAAAATCTCACACTTTGATAAATTCGCGGTTGCAGAAATAATCAAGGAAGCACAGAGGAGAGCGGGGAGGAAGGGCAGACTTACACTGAGGCTGAGGGAACTGGGCGGTCTCGTCCGGGTGGCTGGAGACATAGCGCGGGAGGAGGGATCGGACACAGTCCACCGCGAGCATGTGCTCAAGGCAAAGGCAATCGCCCGATCCCTTGAGCAGCAGGTGGCGGACAGGTATATCCAGAGGAGAAAAGAATATAATTCAATCACTACCGCCGGCGGTCTGGTTGGTACTGTGAACGGTCTGGCGGCGCTCGGCGGGGAATCGGGCATCTCCGAATTATCCGGCATAGTGCTGCCGATCGTTGCGGAAGTTACTCCGGCGCATACCAGATCGGGCGGGCGCGTCATAGCCACCGGAAAGCTGGGCGACATTGCAAAGGAAGCGGTTGACAATGTGTCTGCCATAATCAAGAAATACTCTGGCGAAGACATAAGCAATCACGACATTCACATACAGTTCATAGGCACATACGAGGGCGTCGAAGGCGACAGCGCATCGGTCTCGATTGCAACTGCTGTCATTTCCGCCTTTGAAGGCATACCCGTGAATCAGTCCATCGCCATGACCGGGAGCCTCAGCGTGCGCGGATTCGTGCTGCCTGTCGGAGGCGTGACGGCCAAGACAGAGGCGGCTGCAGAGACCGGCCTGATTGAGGTAATTCTTCCGGAGGACAATCTCGGGGATATCATACTCGAACCGCGCTATGAAGGGAAGATCAAAATATTCCCGGTCAGGACTTTGTACGATGTGCTCAAAGAGGCGCTCGTGCCCGGGGCCGAGAAAGATCAGCTTCTTGCCAGGATAGGTTCTATATTCGTCCAGAAATCGGGTGATGCCGACGTCGAGATACCACAGACTCAGCCGGCAAAGATTAAAGGCGGCAGGCCCGTTCCGAGATAA
- a CDS encoding nicotinamide-nucleotide adenylyltransferase, whose protein sequence is MIGLVIGRYQPFHLGHMHVVREILAQCDELVIGIGSAQYSHIRENPFTAGERYRMIHSAMKEEGLLEKIHVVPIMDVNRYSVWVSHVRSLVPPFNITFTNNPLTQRLFTEAGFEVRQTRIYNRKKYSGTHIRELMINKGKWQPLVPEGVLRVIDDFGGAERVRELFRLSEGNG, encoded by the coding sequence ATGATCGGGTTAGTGATTGGCAGGTATCAGCCGTTCCACCTCGGCCATATGCATGTCGTGAGGGAGATACTCGCGCAATGCGATGAGCTTGTTATCGGTATAGGTAGTGCGCAGTATTCACATATACGCGAGAATCCGTTCACTGCCGGGGAACGCTACCGCATGATACACTCAGCCATGAAGGAAGAAGGGCTCCTGGAGAAGATCCACGTGGTGCCAATCATGGATGTGAACAGGTACTCCGTATGGGTCTCTCACGTGCGCTCGCTTGTTCCGCCGTTTAACATCACATTCACCAACAATCCGTTGACTCAGAGGCTGTTCACTGAAGCAGGCTTCGAAGTTCGGCAGACCCGGATATACAACAGGAAAAAGTATTCCGGAACACACATACGGGAACTGATGATCAACAAGGGCAAATGGCAGCCTCTGGTTCCGGAAGGTGTCTTGCGCGTCATCGACGATTTCGGCGGTGCGGAACGTGTCAGAGAACTCTTCAGACTTTCAGAAGGCAACGGTTGA
- a CDS encoding nicotinamide-nucleotide amidohydrolase family protein, translating into MSENSSDFQKATVELVAGIAGLLTARSHTLSVAESLTGGHVSNAIVSVPGASSFFKGGVVAYADDAKVRLLGVNRQTIASHGAVSRETALEMARGAARIFDSTMAVSTTGIAGPTGQTEKKAIGLAFIAVVYKGTEVVSEKAYPGSREMVRNACSLDALKLCADAAEKQT; encoded by the coding sequence GTGTCAGAGAACTCTTCAGACTTTCAGAAGGCAACGGTTGAACTTGTTGCCGGCATTGCAGGATTGCTTACTGCAAGGTCGCACACTCTGTCCGTTGCCGAATCACTTACCGGCGGGCATGTGTCTAATGCCATAGTCTCCGTACCCGGTGCATCCTCCTTTTTCAAAGGAGGCGTCGTTGCGTACGCAGACGACGCAAAGGTCAGGCTGCTCGGTGTAAACAGGCAGACAATTGCCTCTCACGGTGCGGTAAGCCGGGAGACTGCGCTGGAAATGGCTCGTGGTGCCGCGAGAATATTCGATTCGACCATGGCCGTCTCAACGACCGGTATTGCGGGCCCGACGGGACAGACCGAAAAGAAGGCAATCGGTCTTGCATTCATCGCAGTTGTTTACAAGGGGACGGAAGTTGTTTCGGAGAAAGCATACCCCGGCAGCAGGGAGATGGTGCGCAATGCCTGCTCGCTGGATGCATTGAAACTCTGCGCAGATGCAGCGGAAAAACAGACATAG
- a CDS encoding alpha/beta hydrolase, with protein MMDRPRDNRRIDSERFGSVGYCVEGTAAQKCVLIHGWNGHSGTWEKTIDAMKNKYTVIAPSLPPFFGDFADIPIADYTSTVEKIMRREGVTQTVLAGNSMGGWISMNCIIRNPGLASALILEDTAGAGYGNRVEDSSPYVEAIRESKIPTLIIWGEHDDVIPPSTGERLMGELPDSIYRVIPGAGHVPHRDKPEAFIELVTVFLSDVNGTYR; from the coding sequence ATGATGGACAGACCACGTGACAACAGGCGGATTGATTCGGAGCGGTTCGGCAGCGTGGGGTATTGTGTCGAGGGGACAGCTGCGCAGAAGTGTGTACTCATTCACGGCTGGAACGGGCATTCCGGAACCTGGGAAAAAACAATAGATGCGATGAAGAACAAATATACCGTCATAGCACCGAGCCTTCCTCCCTTTTTCGGTGATTTTGCGGATATACCTATTGCAGACTATACCTCAACTGTGGAAAAGATCATGCGTCGCGAAGGCGTTACTCAAACAGTGCTTGCCGGCAACTCCATGGGCGGGTGGATATCCATGAATTGCATCATCCGCAACCCTGGTTTAGCCTCTGCACTAATACTCGAGGACACAGCGGGAGCCGGCTACGGGAATCGTGTTGAGGACTCGTCACCATATGTCGAGGCAATAAGGGAATCGAAGATTCCAACTCTGATCATCTGGGGTGAGCATGACGACGTCATACCCCCATCCACAGGCGAAAGACTGATGGGAGAGCTGCCGGACAGCATTTACCGAGTGATCCCCGGCGCCGGACATGTACCGCACAGGGACAAACCGGAAGCGTTCATTGAACTGGTCACCGTATTCCTCTCAGATGTCAATGGAACTTACCGATAA
- a CDS encoding chloride channel protein: MKKHNTQSGGSIEIYSRFRKYVVSGYVKKWTIIGVLIGIIAGTGSLVLYYAISFCTSLFLTGITGFVPPSPISEGGTAVYAFGHFKYWLIPVSTTLGGLLSGILVYRLAPEAEGHGTDAAIEAFHFRGGVIRKRVPAVKLVSSAITIGSGGSAGREGPVAQIAAGFGSFVSDIFRLNDKDRRIAVAAGIGAGIGSIFMAPFGGALLSTEVLYRRDFEVDALIPSIIASVTGYAIFGYFFHYSPLFTLPSSTPIAFYHPQSLALYALVGLLAGLTGILYVKSFYGIKRQFARLRMIPNYVKPAIGGLLVGLIAMAFPEVLGLGYGWVQLILLNNLTLLPLWILIVILFLKILATSFTIGSGGSGGVFAPGIVIGTFLGAIIAVIFHDYLSTLFPYLSLAEIAIVAMIAFFGGISKAPISIIIMGTEMTGGYALFLPLMLATTISYFVSGSRYSIYSMQVLDKAHSPAHAAEFEKPIMDLVSARDAMNPAITSIEGSMSLNDAYRLLLERKSAGIVVTEDGAPAGYIAFADLAGGERPEGMKLRDRVKVKVESISSEGTAHQAFNLLISRKIEMLAVFDAKRKETIGVIGLSEIAKAYNEKIKQIQKQAGEDEGLTPE, translated from the coding sequence TTGAAGAAACACAACACACAATCTGGTGGTTCAATAGAAATATATTCCAGATTCCGGAAATATGTTGTTTCCGGGTATGTCAAGAAATGGACAATAATTGGCGTCCTGATTGGTATAATTGCAGGAACAGGTTCGCTTGTGCTCTATTACGCAATATCCTTCTGCACCTCGCTTTTCCTTACGGGCATAACAGGATTTGTTCCTCCATCGCCCATCAGTGAGGGGGGAACGGCCGTATACGCATTCGGGCATTTCAAATACTGGCTCATTCCGGTTTCGACGACGCTCGGTGGTCTCCTGTCCGGCATTCTCGTCTACAGGCTCGCGCCCGAAGCTGAAGGGCACGGTACGGATGCCGCGATCGAGGCATTTCACTTCAGGGGCGGAGTCATCAGAAAGAGGGTACCTGCCGTTAAACTGGTCTCATCGGCCATAACCATCGGCTCGGGAGGCAGCGCTGGAAGGGAGGGGCCGGTAGCTCAGATCGCGGCGGGCTTCGGCTCTTTTGTGTCAGACATATTCAGGCTGAACGATAAAGACAGAAGAATAGCGGTTGCGGCCGGTATCGGTGCCGGCATAGGCAGCATTTTCATGGCACCGTTCGGCGGAGCGCTGTTGAGCACCGAAGTGCTGTACAGAAGGGATTTCGAAGTCGATGCACTCATACCCTCCATAATAGCCTCCGTTACAGGATATGCGATTTTCGGCTATTTCTTCCACTACAGCCCACTTTTCACCCTGCCTTCTTCGACACCAATCGCGTTCTATCATCCGCAGTCGCTCGCGCTTTATGCACTCGTGGGACTGCTGGCTGGCCTCACGGGCATACTTTACGTTAAGTCATTCTACGGCATCAAGAGACAGTTCGCCAGATTGAGAATGATACCGAATTACGTGAAGCCTGCAATAGGCGGTCTCCTGGTTGGCCTGATTGCAATGGCTTTTCCTGAAGTGCTTGGACTGGGTTACGGATGGGTTCAGCTCATATTGCTCAACAATCTCACACTTCTGCCGCTGTGGATATTGATTGTCATCCTGTTTCTCAAAATTCTGGCAACGTCGTTCACCATAGGGTCCGGTGGCTCCGGAGGCGTCTTCGCACCTGGAATAGTCATAGGCACATTCCTGGGTGCCATCATAGCAGTCATTTTTCACGACTACCTTTCAACCCTGTTTCCTTACCTGAGCCTGGCAGAAATAGCAATAGTGGCAATGATCGCGTTCTTTGGCGGGATATCAAAGGCACCTATTTCCATAATCATAATGGGAACGGAAATGACCGGGGGCTACGCACTTTTCCTTCCTCTGATGCTTGCGACGACAATATCTTACTTTGTATCTGGCAGCAGGTATTCGATATACAGCATGCAGGTACTCGATAAAGCACATTCGCCTGCACATGCGGCTGAATTCGAGAAGCCAATAATGGATCTTGTAAGCGCGAGGGATGCCATGAACCCGGCAATTACTTCCATCGAAGGGAGCATGAGCCTGAACGATGCGTACCGACTTCTGCTGGAGAGGAAGAGCGCGGGAATTGTAGTTACTGAAGACGGTGCCCCGGCCGGATATATTGCGTTCGCGGATCTTGCCGGCGGCGAGCGACCGGAGGGTATGAAACTGAGAGACAGGGTGAAGGTAAAGGTCGAATCTATTTCTTCAGAAGGGACAGCACATCAGGCATTCAACTTGCTCATAAGCAGGAAGATAGAGATGCTCGCTGTTTTCGATGCAAAACGGAAAGAGACCATAGGCGTCATCGGTCTGTCAGAGATCGCAAAGGCATATAACGAGAAAATCAAACAGATTCAAAAACAGGCCGGAGAGGACGAAGGCCTTACGCCGGAATAA